A stretch of Xenopus laevis strain J_2021 chromosome 8S, Xenopus_laevis_v10.1, whole genome shotgun sequence DNA encodes these proteins:
- the lingo4.S gene encoding leucine-rich repeat and immunoglobulin-like domain-containing nogo receptor-interacting protein 4 encodes MVVGRNTPMPSFHLDPRVFIMCIGVLIRALCSCCPAPCECPTGDNSTLCRRRFLNMVPSNIPIFSQKLDLSHNYIRTVPSNVFTYLKYLQELDLSYNQLSRVEPGLFSSLPALRLLLLHHNELKLLPPGIFLGMPALSWLDVRGNQLVILLDQTFQGLRELKHLETGENPLLFISPGAFLELPQLQRLGLEETKLNTVPSSSLTALLRLSELRLGGISNSILRDLSFPNLPLLRVLEMDCWPSLVFLEPHSLSGLNLSSFSVTHGNLTTIPQEALKAQVYLRTLDLSYNPISELPVRGLSTLRRLEELRLSSGRLRYVPSAAFYGLGHLRMLDLSDNPLTWLAEDALPSPLGGLETLLLSNTMLSCDCRLCWLLHRRLSFGGKSPICAAPDSLKGMVIPDDPDKLCPDLFTCEPPRIVNPGPRELKVREGDILNISCNSLGVPKPSIQWVLPQFEDIRTTEIVSACPTTRLPYNISAQTVFPTRDAQEIPDQTVQVPTPAMPAAKRVTILPDDTLQFHPVKTEDEGAYLCVASNVVGNDSTWVHLKVMPFNGSNVPSSVAILNGHLLVVITAGGILPFISSVTLCFIFMFLWSRGRGNIKHRAHIEYVPRGNRGSIDTEENKFTMKLL; translated from the coding sequence ATGGTAGTGGGAAGGAATACTCCAATGCCTAGCTTCCATCTGGACCCCCGAGTCTTTATTATGTGTATTGGAGTTTTGATCAGAGCCCTCTGCTCCTGCTGCCCTGCCCCCTGTGAGTGTCCCACTGGTGACAATTCCACCCTTTGTCGGCGCCGTTTCCTGAATATGGTTCCCTCAAACATTCCAATATTTTCTCAAAAGCTAGACCTTAGTCACAACTACATCAGAACAGTGCCATCCAATGTCTTCACATACCTCAAGTATCTCCAAGAACTGGACTTAAGTTACAATCAACTTTCTAGGGTGGAACCAGGACTTTTCAGCAGTTTGCCTGCACTGAGACTCCTGCTTCTCCACCATAATGAGCTCAAACTGTTGCCTCCTGGGATCTTCTTGGGGATGCCAGCACTGTCATGGTTAGATGTCAGGGGAAACCAGTTGGTCATCTTGCTAGACCAAACTTTTCAGGGTCTTAGGGAACTGAAGCACCTGGAGACTGGTGAAAACCCCCTGCTCTTCATATCTCCTGGTGCTTTTTTGGAATTGCCTCAGCTGCAAAGATTGGGTTTGGAGGAAACCAAACTCAATACTGTCCCCTCAAGTTCCCTCACCGCACTACTGCGGCTTTCCGAACTGCGTTTGGGTGGAATCAGCAACAGCATTCTTCGAGACCTTTCCTTCCCCAATTTGCCATTGCTGCGAGTGCTAGAAATGGACTGCTGGCCGTCTTTAGTGTTTCTGGAGCCTCACAGTCTGTCTGGTTTAAATCTTAGCTCCTTTTCTGTAACCCATGGAAATCTTACCACAATCCCACAGGAAGCCCTAAAAGCCCAGGTTTACCTCCGGACGCTGGACCTTTCCTACAACCCAATCTCTGAGCTCCCAGTCAGAGGTTTGAGCACACTGAGAAGGCTGGAGGAACTGAGGTTGAGCAGTGGGAGGCTGCGTTATGTACCTTCTGCAGCCTTCTATGGCCTGGGACACCTCCGCATGCTTGATCTTTCAGACAATCCACTCACTTGGCTTGCAGAGGATGCCCTGCCTTCTCCTCTAGGAGGCCTGGAGACTCTTCTCCTCTCTAATACCATGCTGTCCTGTGATTGCAGGCTCTGTTGGCTTCTCCATCGTAGACTTAGTTTTGGGGGGAAATCCCCCATATGTGCAGCTCCAGACTCACTAAAAGGAATGGTGATCCCTGACGATCCCGATAAACTTTGCCCAGACTTATTTACATGCGAGCCCCCAAGGATAGTAAATCCTGGACCACGCGAGTTAAAGGTCAGAGAAGGAGATATACTAAACATCTCCTGCAACAGTTTGGGAGTCCCTAAACCTTCTATCCAATGGGTGCTACCACAATTTGAGGACATCAGGACAACAGAAATAGTAAGTGCATGTCCAACTACCAGGCTGCCTTATAACATATCAGCACAAACAGTCTTTCCAACCAGAGATGCTCAGGAGATACCTGACCAGACAGTACAGGTACCAACTCCTGCAATGCCAGCTGCCAAGAGGGTCACCATTCTCCCAGATGACACTCTTCAGTTTCATCCTGTAAAAACAGAGGATGAAGGGGCTTATCTTTGTGTGGCCAGCAACGTGGTTGGAAATGACTCAACCTGGGTGCATCTGAAAGTCATGCCTTTTAATGGCAGCAATGTGCCCTCTTCAGTGGCCATACTGAATGGTCACCTCCTAGTGGTCATAACAGCTGGTGGCATTCTGCCCTTCATCAGCTCCGTGACCCTGTGCTTCATCTTCATGTTCCTTTGGAGCCGGGGAAGGGGGAACATCAAACACAGAGCTCACATAGAATATGTGCCACGGGGGAACCGAGGATCAATAGACACAGAGGAAAACAAATTCACAATGAAACTGCTCTAA
- the rorc.S gene encoding nuclear receptor ROR-gamma: protein MGRAQIEVIPCKICGDKSSGIHYGVITCEGCKGFFRRSQHGKLIYSCSQQQSCHIDRSSRNRCQHCRLQKCLALGMSREAVKFGRMSKKQRDLLQAEMQPHLIPFSADTQGDMIDLPSSSELPAPFVSVSWTGHGKWDTACSARPCPGPRTHPLVQNCHPEKLQTETVSRKSYLRDHQPYLEHLRLNTFQRLPPSIQSPECYGSPNFSSCIILDRLNSAVELDLLMQNVVCAHQETCKFHQESLQMRRWEAFSPAEIQSFQQKTLDEMWERCVCQINEAIQYIVEFAKRLNGFLELNPNDQIVLLKAGAMELLLIRMSRAFNCYNSTIYFEGKYAPLELFQSLGCNDLISAMFDLCHSLCALNLSEHEMAVFSSIILLDPSQPWLQEKEKVERLHVKLELSFRQMLRRTRRESILCKLPQKGRLLSICQLHMEKLNIFRQMYPGIAWERFPPLYQELFVSETENP from the exons CTCAGATTGAAGTGATTCCGTGTAAGATTTGCGGAGATAAGTCATCGGGGATCCACTACGGTGTCATTACCTGTGAGGGATGTAAG GGATTTTTCCGGCGGAGCCAGCATGGAAAGTTGATTTACTCGTGCAGCCAACAGCAAAGCTGCCACATTGATCGTTCCAGCCGGAACCGTTGCCAGCACTGCCGGTTGCAGAAATGTTTAGCTCTGGGCATGTCACGGGAAG CCGTGAAGTTTGGGCGCATGTCTAAGAAGCAGAGGGATCTTTTGCAAGCTGAGATGCAGCCTCACTTAATTCCCTTCAGTGCTGATACCCAAGGAGACATGATTGATCTTCCCTCATCTTCTGAGCTGCCAGCACCCTTTGTATCTGTCTCATGGACTGGACATGGCAAATGGGACACTGCCTGTTCAGCTCGGCCATGCCCAGGGCCCAGAACTCATCCTTTAGTCCAGAATTGCCACCCAGAGAAACTACAGACAGAGACGGTGAGCCGAAAGTCTTATCTTAGAGACCATCAGCCTTACCTTGAGCATTTAAGGCTAAACACCTTTCAAAGACTTCCTCCCTCTATCCAGAGTCCGGAATGTTATGGGAGCCCAAACTTTTCCAGCTGCATTATATTAGACCGTCTGAATTCTGCTGTAGAGCTGG ACCTCCTCATGCAGAATGTTGTATGTGCCCACCAAGAGACGTGTAAGTTTCACCAGGAGAGTCTACAAATGAGGAGATGGGAAGCATTTAGCCCAGCTGAAATACAAAGCTTTCAACAGAAG ACCCTGGACGAGATGTGGGAACGCTGTGTGTGTCAAATCAACGAGGCCATCCAGTATATTGTAGAGTTTGCCAAACGTCTTAATGGCTTCTTGGAACTGAATCCCAATGACCAGATCGTTCTTCTGAAAGCTG GCGCTATGGAGCTGCTCCTTATTAGAATGAGCCGCGCTTTCAACTGCTACAACAGCACCATATATTTTGAAGGCAAATATGCTCCTCTGGAACTTTTCCAATCACTCG GCTGCAATGACCTCATTAGCGCCATGTTTGACTTGTGCCATTCATTGTGTGCTCTGAATCTATCTGAACATGAAATGGCCGTCTTCAGCTCCATCATTCTTCTGGATCCAA GCCAGCCCTGGctacaagaaaaagaaaaggtaGAGCGTCTCCATGTGAAACTAGAATTATCCTTCAGACAAATGTTGAGAAGGACTCGTCGAGAATCTATTCTTTGCAAG CTTCCACAAAAGGGGAGACTGCTCAGCATCTGTCAGCTGCATATGGAGAAGCTGAATATTTTCCGGCAGATGTATCCCGGCATTGCGTGGGAGAGATTCCCCCCTCTCTACCAAGAGTTGTTTGTTTCAGAGACAGAGAACCCTTGA